Proteins encoded within one genomic window of Pongo abelii isolate AG06213 chromosome 18, NHGRI_mPonAbe1-v2.0_pri, whole genome shotgun sequence:
- the LOC100435668 gene encoding metallothionein-1F yields the protein MDPNCSCAAGVSCACASSCKCKECKCTSCKKSCCSCCPVGCAKCAKGCICKGASEKCSCCA from the exons ATGGACCCCAACTGCTCCTGCGCCGCTG GTGTCTCCTGTGCCTGCGCCAGCTCCTGCAAGTGCAAAGAGTGCAAATGCACCTCCTGCAAGAAGA gctgctgctcctgctgccctgtgggcTGTGCCAAGTGTGCCAAGGGCTGCATCTGCAAAGGGGCATCAGAAAAGTGCAGCTGCTGTGCCTGA